From the genome of Leptotrichia sp. oral taxon 847:
TAATCCTGGATTGGCAGTTCTTTTAGCAGGAATTTTTGCAGGAGTTTACTGGTCAGTAGCAACAAACTTGACAGTTGAACCTACTCAAAGATTGACAGGAAATGCGGGATTTGCAATAGGACACCAACAAATGTTCGCAATTTGGTTTGTAGATAAAATAGCTCCCAAAATTGGAAATCCTAAGAAAAAATTAGATGATATTAAATTGCCAAAATGGTTGTCAATATTACACGATGATATTATTTCTACAGGATTGATTATGATTATATTTTTTGGTGCAATTATGTTATTATTAGGACCAGATTTCTTTACAGCAAAATTAGGAAAATGTGTAGTTGAAGCAGGAAAACAAATTTGTCCAATCAAAAATCCTAATGGAGTTTCTCCTAATCCTATGGTTAGCGCATTTGATGGAAAAAAAGAATGGTTTGGAACATATGTAATTTCAACAACATTAGCATTTGCAGTTTATTTAACAATATTAAAAACAGGAGTTAGAATGTTCGTATCTGAACTAACTACATCGTTCCAAGGTATTTCAAATAAAATATTGCCTGGTTCTTTTCCAGCAGTTGACTGTGCGGCATCTTATGGATTTGGATCTCCAAGTGCAGTATTATTTGGTTTCTTAGCAGGATTGATTGCTCAATTTATATCAATTGCAGGATTACTAATATTCAAATCACCAGTATTTATTATAACAGGATTCGTTCCAGTGTTCTTTGATAACGCAACAATAGCTGTTTATGCAGAAAAACGTGGAGGAGCTAGAGCGGCATTGATTTTATCAGCATTGTCAGGATTTTTACAAGTAGTACTAGGTGCTGTAGCAGTTTCAATCTTCCAAATGAAAGGTTTAGGAGGATGGCATGGAAACATTGACCAAAGTACAATTTGGTTGGTACAAGGCGGATTTATGAAATATTTAGGATACATCGGATATGCAATAGTAATTATTACAATGTTAATTATTCCTCAATTACAATTTAAAAAAGCAAAAGATGCAGATACATATTTTGAAGGATTAGTTCAATTGGAAGATGAAGATTGCTAAAAAATTTAAAGATTTAAATAATGTAAGAAAAAGTTAAAAATAATAAAAAATATAAGAAAAGAGAATAAAATAATAAAGTATATTTCGTAGAAGGAATAAAAATTTTAAGAAGGAGAAGTGAGTTAAATGAAAGTATTAGCAGTGTGTGGAAGTGGAATGGGAACAAGTATGATTATGAAATTAAAAGTAAGTCAATTATTTCAAAAGTTAGGAGTGCAGGCTGATGTAAATTCTTGTAGTTTAGGTGAAGCAAAATCAGGACTTTCAAACTACGATTTAGTTTTGGCGTCAACTCATATTGTACCCGAATTAAAAGCAGGACCAAAAACAAAAATAATCGGACTTCAAAATTTACTTGACAACAAAGAATTGGAAGCAAAATTAAAAGAAAACGGAATTGTATAAAATGTGAGCTGTCTTAAAGTAAATTTTAAGGCAGCTTTTAGCTAAAAAATAAATTTAGTTTTTATAAATTATTTTGGAGGAAAAACTATGACTTTAAAAGAATCATTGAAAGAAAATAATTCAGTTGTGCTAAAACAGAAAGCTGATACTTGGCAAGAAGCCATAAAAATTTGCATGGCTCCGTTAGTGAAAAGTGGAGCAGTAAAATCAGACTATGTGGATGCGATTATTAAAAGAACTAAAGAATTAGGGCCTTTTTATATACTTGCACCAGGACTAGCAATGCCACACGAAAGACCAGAATGTGGGGTAACAAAAAATTCATTTAGCTTTATAACTTTAGAAGAACCAGTAGTTTTTGATGATGGACAACAAGTAGATATACTAATAGGACTTGCTGCTGAAAATGCAGATGTTCACAACGGGGAAGCCATTCCACAAATCGTTATGCTTTTTGAAGAAGAAGACATATTTGATAAAATTAGAGCAGCAGAAAAATCGGAAGATATTTACAAAATCATTGATAATGCTGTAAATTCTTGATTTTAAATAAAAATTTATAAAAATTATGGATTAATACAAAAATATATATTATATAAATGACCCAGAATAACGATTATTAATTTCAAAAATACGAGGAGGAAATTATTATGGCAAGACCATTATTACAAGTGGCATTGGACCATTCAGACTTAAAAGGAGCAATAAAAGCGGCAGTTTCAGTAGGAGATGTAGTTGATGTTATTGAAGCTGGGACTGTTTGTCTGTTGCAAGTTGGAAGTGAATTAGTGGAAGTTTTAAGAAATTTATTTCCAGAAAAAACAATAGTTGCAGACACAAAATGTGCTGATGCAGGTGGGACAGTTGCTAAAAATAATGCTGAAAAAGGAGCTGACTGGATGACTTGTATTTGCTGTGCAACAATTCCTACGATGAAAGCAGCTTTGAAAGCAATAAAAGAAGTAAGAGGCGACAAAGGTGAAATTCAAGTTGAACTGTATGGAGACTGGACTTACGAACAAGCACAGCAATGGCTAGATGCAGGAATTAGTCAAGCTATTTATCATCAAAGTAGAGATGCACTACTTGCAGGAGAAACTTGGGGAGAAAAAGATTTGAACAAAGTAAAAAAATTAATTGAAATGGGATTTCGAGTTTCAGTAACAGGAGGATTAAGTACTGATACATTAAAATTGTTTAAAGGAGTAGATGTATTTACATTTATTGCAGGAAGAGGAATTACTGAAGCAAAAGATCCAGCGGCAGCAGCTCAAGCGTTTAAAGATGAAATTGCTAGAATTTGGGGATAATTTTTTTGATGATGAATCGGAATGTTTGGACTGTTAATTTTAAAAATTAATCAGTAGTTATTTGAATGTAAAAGAAAAATAGTTCACGTTATGTTTTATTTTACAAAAGAAAAAATTTGAAAATAAATGAGGATAATATGAGAGATTTAGATAAGTTAAATTTAGGAATTTATGAAAAAGCACTTCCAAAAGATATTGACTGGATTGAAAGAATAAAATTGGTAAAAGAGTGCGGATATGATTTTGTGGAAATTTCTATTGACGAAACTGATGAAAGACTTGCAAGACTTGACTGGTCAGACGAAAAAATAAATAGAATTCATAAGGCACTGATTGATACTGGTGTCAGAATCCCTTCGATGTGTTTTAGCGGGCACAGAAGATTTCCAATGGGAAGTATAAATCCAAAAACTCGTGAAAAAGCGATGGAATTGATGAAAAAAGCGATAATTTTTTCAGATAAAATGGGAATTAGAACGATTCAAATGGCAGGATACGATGTTTATTACGAGCCAGACGGACAAACTGGAAGTGAAAAGACGAAGAAATATTTTATTGAAAACTTGAAAAAAGCGACTGAATGGGCAGCTTCTTATAATGTAACCTTGTCAATTGAAATAATGGACCATCCATTTATCAATTCGATTACAAAATATATGGAATTTGATAAAACAATAAATTCACCTTGGTTAAAGGTGTATCCTGATGTTGGAAATTTGACTGCATGGCCGGAAAATGATACTTTGCACGAGTTGGAATTGGGGATGAAAGAGGCGGTTATTACAGGTATTCATTTGAAAGATACATTAGCTGTAACTGATACATTTCCTGGAAAATTTAAGGAAGTTCCATTTGGAGAAGGGTGCGTTGACTTTCCAAAGGTGTTTGCGAAATTGAAAGAGTTGAATTATAAAGGTCCGTTTTTGATTGAAATGTGGACTGAAAAATCAGATGATCCGATTGCTGAAGTGAAAAAGGCGAAAGAATGGATGTTAGACAAGATGAAACAAGGAGGATTTATCTAATGTTGGAAAAATTAAAAGAAAAAGTGTTCAAGGCAAATCTAGAGTTGCCCAAACATGGATTAGTGTTATTTACTTGGGGAAATGTTAGTGCTATTGACAGGGAAAAAGGGCTAGTAGTAATTAAACCAAGCGGTGTTGATTATGAGACAATGAAAGCAGAAGATATGGTTGTAGTAGATTTGGATGGAAATGTAGTAGAAGGAGACTTAAATCCATCATCAGACACTCCAACTCACTTGGAATTTTATAAAGCGTTCCCAAATATTGGTGGAGTTGTTCACACACATTCGACAAATGCTGTGATATGGGCTCAAGCAGGTAGAGATATTCCAGCATACGGAACTACTCACGGAGATTATTTTTATGGACCAATTCCATGTACCAGAAAGATGACGCCTAAAGAAATAGCTGGAGAATACGAAAAAGAAACTGGTACAGTTGTAATTGAAACGTTTAGAAAAAGAAATATTGATCCTGACATGGTTCCAGCGGTATTAGTGCAAAGTCATGGACCGTTTACTTGGGGAAAAGATGCTAAAGAAGCGGTTCATAATTCGGTAGTACTTGAAGAATTATCAAAAATGGCATTGTTTACTGAGAAAGTAAATAAAGATGTAGATTCTATGCAACAAGAATTACTTGATAAACATTTCTTGAGAAAACATGGAGCCAATGCTTATTATGGACAAAAGAAAAAATGAGTTTAATAAAATTTGAATTTTTGTAAATTTTGTTGTATTATATTTGTATAATAAAAATTAAGGCGGAGATATGGACGATAAACAGGATATAAGAACAAATCCTAATCTTGTTGAAGCATTAGGCTACTATATAAAAAACAAAAGATTACAAAAAAATATTGGTCTTCGAGAAATGGCGGATATGTTAAATATAAGTCCTGCCTACTTATCAAAACTTGAAGCTGGAAAGCATACTATGACCAATCCACTTTTATTAAAAAAAATTTCAAAAGTTTTAGAAGTTGACCATTTAAAGTTGTACAAAATAATAGGCTATACGGATAAAGATGTTTTGGAATTAAAGGAAGAATTGATTAATGAAATAGTTGAAGAATATGCCAATAAAGAAATTGGAGGAATAGTAAAGGATTTATTAAAACTTTCGAGTAACAAAATTTTGCGTGTCAGACAGTTTATAGAAAAAATAAAATAAGGAATTTTTACATTCCTTATTTTTAAATTTCTTCTTTCAATTTTTTTAACAAAGCCTGACAGCCTTTTGTAACATCAACAAATGTTTTCTCAAAGTCTCCCGTAAACCAAGGGTCAGCAATATCACGAGTCTCTCCAGCATATTCCAGAAGTCTTTTAACTTCCCCTGTTTTTCTTCCATTTATAAACGAATTAATGTCCTTTATATTATTTTCATCCATTCCAATGATATAGTCAGAATCCAAATCCGAATCTTCGAGAGTCCGAGAGTATATTCCAGCAGTTGAAATTCCCTCTTTTTTCAATCTTTCACGAGTCCCGTGATGAACAGGATTTCCGTGTTCCCAAGAACTTGTTGCTGCAGAATCAACGATGATTTTATCTTGTAAATTCTCATCTGCAACCATTTTTTTTAAGACAGCTTCAGCCATCGGAGAACGGCATATATTTCCAAGACAGACAAATAATACTTTTTTCATTTTTTGACTCCTTCTATTTTTAGGTTTTTCTCAAAAAAATCAAATTTCCAGTTTTAAGATTATAAATTTAAAAAATAAAAAATAAGATTAATTGTTGTAAGTTTCACAACGGTTCAACCAGCCTCTAAGCCATCTTTGCTCATTTTTTGCACCGGAATTTTTTACTCTTCTTTCAAGCACAGATTTTGCCGACTGACTAAATTCTTCAAGTGCAGCTCTTCCAGTTTGAGAACCTTTCATATTTTCCAAAACTTGCAGTAGTCCCCAGCCTTGTCCATTGTAAGTTTCTGATGGCAAAATTCCTTCACCTTTGAAATTTACATAATCAATTAGTGGATATAAGCCATTTGGCGAGTTTGCAACACGGTAAAATTGTTTTTTGACATTTTCTTTATTTTTTGCAACTTTTAACATTTTTTCCAGTGAATCTTCCAGACGGTTGAAAATAAACTCAATTTGTGTATCCTGCGTGTTGTAAAGAAAATTAATCAGTTCGGTAATTTCTGGATTATTATTCTGTTTTAATTTCAAAAATTCTTCTCGGCTTTTCCAAGGTGCAAATTTGTTATCTTTAATAATTTTTGGTAATTCAATATTTTTAGATTTATAAAATTCCACAAGTGGCGGAAAACTTTCTTCAAATTTACCTTTTTCACCTTTTTTATACCAAATAAAATGTCCTATCCCAAGTGACGGGAAATTCTCTCCGCTATTCCAAACAACTAAATCATTCTTTTTCCCAGCAGCTTCATTTTGAAAAATTCTTTTTGCTACACGGTTAAGTTCTTCTTTTGAAATTGATAATTTCGGTCTTTCACTCAAGTTTTGAGAATTGTCATTTTCGTTAGTACTAATATTTTTATTTTGATTCAAAGTACTTGATTTTTTAACAACTTTATTTGTATTTTCTTTTTTTGTTTTTGACAATCTTTTGGAAAATCCAAAAGATGTCAAGGAAGCTATTAGTGCTCCAAGTAAAATAATTGTTTTTATTTTTTTTGATTTCATAAGTTTTCTCCTTTTTTTAGTAATTTTATCATATTTTTAGGATTTTATAAAGCAATTGTTTTTTTTGTTATTTAATTTAAAAAATGATATAATTTCATTAATCCTTTTTAGGAAGGAAGTGTTTGTTAAATGAGCCATAATTTCTGGATTAAATTTTTGATATTGGTAATGTTACATATCATTATCATTTTAATTGGAGAATTCTGGAAATAAGAAAAAAGAGAGTTTTACTGACCGGTTAAACTCTCTTTTTTTACTTTGTGTTTGCGTTATGAGCCTTTTACATATTGTTATTATATCACGAAGTGTATAAAAATTCAATATACATATTTAAAAATAACTTCAAATTTCTAAATTTTTGTGATATGATTTTGATAAGAAAAAAAGTTAAAAGGAGCAAAAAAAATGGAAAGAATAGCAAGTTTTACAGTAAACCATAAAAAATTAAACAGAGGAATCTATGTGTCAAGAATTGACGAAATTAACGGAAATTACATCACAACTTTTGATGTTAGAATGAAATTGCCCAACAGAGAGCCCGTAATAAATATCGCAGAACTTCACACAATGGAACATTTAGGAGCGACATTTTTAAGAAATCATCCAACTTGGAAAGATGAAGTTGTGTATTTCGGGCCAATGGGTTGTAGAACTGGATTTTATGTAATTTTGAAAGGAAAATTAGAATCAAAGGACATTGTTGATTTAATGAAGGAACTTTACAAATTTATGGCAGAATTTAAAGGTGAAATCCCAGGAGCGACTGCAATTGAATGTGGAAACTATTTAGATCAAAACTTGGCGATGGCTAATTTTGAGGCTAAGAAGTATTTGGAGGAAACGCTGGAGAATTTGGGAGAAGAAAACTTAAATTATCCTGAGTAAAAAACACTATGACCATTTTTAAGAAGTATTTAAAAATAAGGTGGTAAAAGGATGGAAGAATTAAATACATTTGAAAAAACTTTACCAGATAAATTGGATTTTCTAATTAAATTGAAGCAATTCGTACGTTTAGAAAAAAATAGTTTGGAAAAAATTAGTTTAGCAGTTATTTTTTTAGAATTAATGCAGAAAAATGGAAAAAG
Proteins encoded in this window:
- a CDS encoding PTS ascorbate transporter subunit IIC: MNILYTIGTFFANNILTKPQFFVGLLVFVGYLFLGKKIYEAVGGFIKGTVGYMILNVGAAGLVVTFRPILAALKTKFNLDAAVIDPYFGLQAVTEGLKKHNLIDNTMMVLLIGFIVNIILVLLRKFTKLRTLFITGHIMQQQASTALWIAVVSFVLTNKANPGLAVLLAGIFAGVYWSVATNLTVEPTQRLTGNAGFAIGHQQMFAIWFVDKIAPKIGNPKKKLDDIKLPKWLSILHDDIISTGLIMIIFFGAIMLLLGPDFFTAKLGKCVVEAGKQICPIKNPNGVSPNPMVSAFDGKKEWFGTYVISTTLAFAVYLTILKTGVRMFVSELTTSFQGISNKILPGSFPAVDCAASYGFGSPSAVLFGFLAGLIAQFISIAGLLIFKSPVFIITGFVPVFFDNATIAVYAEKRGGARAALILSALSGFLQVVLGAVAVSIFQMKGLGGWHGNIDQSTIWLVQGGFMKYLGYIGYAIVIITMLIIPQLQFKKAKDADTYFEGLVQLEDEDC
- a CDS encoding PTS sugar transporter subunit IIB, producing the protein MKVLAVCGSGMGTSMIMKLKVSQLFQKLGVQADVNSCSLGEAKSGLSNYDLVLASTHIVPELKAGPKTKIIGLQNLLDNKELEAKLKENGIV
- a CDS encoding PTS sugar transporter subunit IIA; translated protein: MTLKESLKENNSVVLKQKADTWQEAIKICMAPLVKSGAVKSDYVDAIIKRTKELGPFYILAPGLAMPHERPECGVTKNSFSFITLEEPVVFDDGQQVDILIGLAAENADVHNGEAIPQIVMLFEEEDIFDKIRAAEKSEDIYKIIDNAVNS
- a CDS encoding 3-keto-L-gulonate-6-phosphate decarboxylase UlaD → MARPLLQVALDHSDLKGAIKAAVSVGDVVDVIEAGTVCLLQVGSELVEVLRNLFPEKTIVADTKCADAGGTVAKNNAEKGADWMTCICCATIPTMKAALKAIKEVRGDKGEIQVELYGDWTYEQAQQWLDAGISQAIYHQSRDALLAGETWGEKDLNKVKKLIEMGFRVSVTGGLSTDTLKLFKGVDVFTFIAGRGITEAKDPAAAAQAFKDEIARIWG
- a CDS encoding L-ribulose-5-phosphate 3-epimerase, which encodes MRDLDKLNLGIYEKALPKDIDWIERIKLVKECGYDFVEISIDETDERLARLDWSDEKINRIHKALIDTGVRIPSMCFSGHRRFPMGSINPKTREKAMELMKKAIIFSDKMGIRTIQMAGYDVYYEPDGQTGSEKTKKYFIENLKKATEWAASYNVTLSIEIMDHPFINSITKYMEFDKTINSPWLKVYPDVGNLTAWPENDTLHELELGMKEAVITGIHLKDTLAVTDTFPGKFKEVPFGEGCVDFPKVFAKLKELNYKGPFLIEMWTEKSDDPIAEVKKAKEWMLDKMKQGGFI
- the araD gene encoding L-ribulose-5-phosphate 4-epimerase gives rise to the protein MLEKLKEKVFKANLELPKHGLVLFTWGNVSAIDREKGLVVIKPSGVDYETMKAEDMVVVDLDGNVVEGDLNPSSDTPTHLEFYKAFPNIGGVVHTHSTNAVIWAQAGRDIPAYGTTHGDYFYGPIPCTRKMTPKEIAGEYEKETGTVVIETFRKRNIDPDMVPAVLVQSHGPFTWGKDAKEAVHNSVVLEELSKMALFTEKVNKDVDSMQQELLDKHFLRKHGANAYYGQKKK
- a CDS encoding helix-turn-helix domain-containing protein — its product is MDDKQDIRTNPNLVEALGYYIKNKRLQKNIGLREMADMLNISPAYLSKLEAGKHTMTNPLLLKKISKVLEVDHLKLYKIIGYTDKDVLELKEELINEIVEEYANKEIGGIVKDLLKLSSNKILRVRQFIEKIK
- a CDS encoding low molecular weight protein-tyrosine-phosphatase, yielding MKKVLFVCLGNICRSPMAEAVLKKMVADENLQDKIIVDSAATSSWEHGNPVHHGTRERLKKEGISTAGIYSRTLEDSDLDSDYIIGMDENNIKDINSFINGRKTGEVKRLLEYAGETRDIADPWFTGDFEKTFVDVTKGCQALLKKLKEEI
- a CDS encoding S-ribosylhomocysteine lyase — its product is MERIASFTVNHKKLNRGIYVSRIDEINGNYITTFDVRMKLPNREPVINIAELHTMEHLGATFLRNHPTWKDEVVYFGPMGCRTGFYVILKGKLESKDIVDLMKELYKFMAEFKGEIPGATAIECGNYLDQNLAMANFEAKKYLEETLENLGEENLNYPE